In the genome of Paenibacillus pabuli, one region contains:
- a CDS encoding DUF4340 domain-containing protein, whose protein sequence is MKKWIPTILVLVVLLIGWVYAANQNYFREEEAEKVKLLGMKSADIQSITIHDHNTDTSGASKPASSHLELKNGVWHMVEPKAYPLNGYTVSSWLDALSGADQEMVVEEEPKDLDKYGLGADATLLDIQLKDNRQIKLSIGGQLPADDARYVRVDSGPVVAVQTESISKIELSRQDLLDTTPFNMDETNVTSLEWEGEAATWMLKSSSEEGTAEQTWMLNGEAVEATDAVSLIGKIKNLSTADDVRKASELKGTVPRFTLSVEQTVNGEAVTDVYRGLTIPSEPDQIWVITPDGQWAYPMDAAGLKEAEQFPNSIQKSESDATSSTSGDDADANSSTSK, encoded by the coding sequence ATGAAAAAATGGATCCCAACGATTCTGGTCTTAGTGGTCTTGTTGATCGGATGGGTCTATGCGGCCAATCAAAATTATTTTCGTGAAGAAGAAGCGGAGAAGGTAAAGTTGCTCGGTATGAAGTCTGCCGATATACAGTCGATCACGATTCATGATCACAATACAGACACATCAGGTGCTTCAAAACCCGCATCTTCACACTTGGAACTAAAGAATGGCGTATGGCATATGGTGGAACCAAAGGCTTATCCTTTGAATGGTTATACGGTCAGCAGTTGGCTTGATGCCTTAAGTGGTGCTGATCAGGAAATGGTTGTGGAGGAAGAGCCGAAGGATCTCGACAAGTATGGTTTGGGTGCAGATGCAACGTTGCTGGATATCCAACTAAAGGATAATCGTCAGATCAAACTGAGCATAGGTGGACAGCTGCCAGCAGATGACGCCCGTTATGTGCGGGTGGACTCCGGGCCTGTTGTAGCCGTACAAACGGAATCGATCAGCAAGATAGAATTATCGCGGCAGGATTTGCTGGATACAACTCCGTTTAATATGGATGAAACCAACGTCACTTCGCTCGAATGGGAAGGCGAAGCAGCCACCTGGATGCTCAAATCTTCCTCCGAAGAGGGTACAGCAGAGCAGACGTGGATGCTGAATGGCGAAGCAGTTGAAGCTACGGATGCCGTATCGCTGATTGGCAAAATTAAAAATCTGTCCACAGCCGACGATGTGCGCAAAGCTTCTGAACTGAAAGGCACTGTGCCGCGCTTTACGTTATCTGTTGAACAGACAGTTAACGGAGAAGCTGTAACGGATGTGTATCGGGGGCTTACTATTCCATCGGAACCAGATCAGATCTGGGTAATTACACCAGACGGTCAGTGGGCCTATCCCATGGATGCAGCTGGTCTGAAGGAAGCAGAGCAATTTCCGAATTCGATCCAAAAATCAGAATCAGATGCAACCTCTTCTACGAGTGGGGATGATGCTGATGCAAATTCCTCCACATCCAAATAA